In the Neospora caninum Liverpool complete genome, chromosome Ia genome, one interval contains:
- a CDS encoding srs domain-containing protein, whose translation MELLSDRYLRYLSNRRSFGSGSRCRASFACTMMFLLVVLDYADMKREAGVFVSGVLAATGQSSEATAESICQSDGENTTICACGDSQIRDRQVSGLSGAAANSLKQASVMFSGPTNKLTVICDGSHVPDYSQALKDKVCPVDADMTQCRNNGKPPANQPIILAGLLRGENAAEIQWVDDNAPHSNKSFSLRIPGSNLPLSDKAFSVGCMKKTNSDASCKVTVNLVKLSQTTGNTVECAYGATSNASRQQVTLSPTQNTLTLICGNDSAILPTDYRTHFCSTGNAQESCAETYESIIPQYEDSWWTTSSPENGTYKLAIPSDMFPEEEKRIVVGCKYAQSKAGKADGGGTSTSSICNVDVTISASTSAASDASVPSVKCMALSTAVVLGAGFLFLN comes from the coding sequence ATGGAGCTGCTTAGCGATAGATATCTCCGTTATCTCAGCAATCGCCGCAGCTTTGGGTCAGGATCGAGATGCAGAGCGTCGTTTGCTTGTACCATGATGTTTCTTCTCGTGGTACTCGATTATGCAGACatgaaaagagaggcaggcgttTTTGTTTCCGGGGTACTGGCAGCGACTGGGCAGAGTTCCGAGGCGACTGCAGAGAGTATCTGCCAATCTGATGGTGAAAACACAACGAtttgtgcatgcggcgacAGTCAGATTAGAGACCGCCAGGTTTCTGGACTATCAGGCGCAGCCGCTAACTCTCTCAAACAGGCCTCCGTGATGTTTTCAGGTCCAACAAACAAGCTGACTGTCATCTGCGACGGATCACATGTTCCTGACTACAGTCAAGCTCTGAAGGACAAGGTCTGTCCTGTGGATGCGGACATGACCCAATGCCGAAATAATGGCAAACCACCCGCAAACCAGCCAATCATCCTGGCAGGCCTGCTTCGCGGAGAAAATGCTGCCGAAATCCAGTGGGTCGACGACAACGCCCCCCACTCCAACAAATCGTTTTCCCTAAGAATTCCCGGATCCaaccttcctctctccgacaAAGCTTTCTCCGTTGGATGCATGAAAAAAACCAACTCCGACGCGTCCTGTAAAGTGACAGTCAATCTCGTCAAACTGTCTCAGACAACGGGGAACACCGTCGAATGCGCTTACGGAGCTACCAGCAACGCCAGCCGACAGCAAGTGACGCTCTCGCCGACACAAAACACCCTGACCCTCATTTGTGGCAATGACAGCGCCATCCTGCCTACAGACTACCGAACACACTTCTGTTCCACCGGAAATGCGCAAGAATCCTGTGCCGAAACCTACGAGAGTATCATTCCGCAGTACGAAGACAGCTGGTGGACGACGTCGTCGCCAGAAAATGGCACGTACAAGCTGGCGATTCCGTCAGACATGTTTcccgaggaggagaagaggatcGTCGTAGGGTGCAAATATGCACAGTCGAAAGCTGGAAAAGCCGACGGTGGCGGTACGTCCACGAGCAGCATCTGCAATGTCGACGTCACTATTTCGGCAAGCACGAGCGCAGCATCAGATGCGAGTGTTCCTTCTGTGAAGTGCATGGCATTGTCTACTGCTGTTGTATTGGGTGCCGGATTTCTTTTTCTGAATTAG